The following are encoded together in the Glycine max cultivar Williams 82 chromosome 8, Glycine_max_v4.0, whole genome shotgun sequence genome:
- the LOC100814584 gene encoding protein ABA DEFICIENT 4, chloroplastic, whose product MSFSSCFSHSPLTFKAMKPCGSVGKGQNFAFPIRSNGAELCKGRIVRSRVNLSGDWNFMGGSRIIVKPTATRLLLHYPKRGQMKVSCFIGSQLASTAFTAGTIAVLPFYTLMVLAPKSELTKKSMESSIPYVVLSILYAYLLYLSWTPETVRLIFASKYLLPELPGIAKMFSSEMTLASAWIHLLVIDLFAARHVFQDGLKNQIETRHSVSFCLFFCPIGILTHVITKAMTKPATKEGHGL is encoded by the exons ATGTCTTTCTCTTCTTGCTTTTCCCATTCTCCATTGACATTCAAG GCTATGAAACCTTGTGGTTCTGTTGGGAAGGGGCAAAATTTTGCTTTCCCTATCAGAAGTAATGGTGCTGAGCTTTGTAAGGGACGCATTGTGAGAAGTAGAGTCAACTTAAGCGGAGATTGGAATTTCATGGGAGGATCCAGAATTATTGTGAAACCAACAGCTACAAGATTGCTTCTTCATTATCCAAAAAGGGGTCAAATGAAAGTTTCAT GCTTCATAGGATCTCAACTTGCTAGCACTGCATTTACAGCAGGAACAATAGCAGTGCTCCCATTTTACACACTTATGGTTCTAGCTCCAAAATCTGAACTA ACCAAGAAGTCTATGGAGAGTAGTATACCGTATGTAGTGCTTAGCATTCTATATGCATATTTGTTGTACCTTTCTTGGACCCCTGAGACAGTTCGGTTGATTTTTGCAAGTAAATACTTGCTACCAGAG CTGCCTGGTATAGCAAAAATGTTCTCGAGTGAGATGACTTTGGCCTCTGCTTGGATTCACCTGTTGGTTATTGATCTTTTTGCTGCAAG GCATGTTTTCCAAGATGGACTGAAGAATCAGATTGAAACTCGGCATTCTGTTTCTTTTTGCTTGTTCTTTTGCCCCATTGGAATTCTTACTCATGTCATCACCAAAGCCATGACCAAACCTGCCACAAAAGAGGGTCATGGTTTATAG